Proteins from a genomic interval of Equus przewalskii isolate Varuska chromosome 32, EquPr2, whole genome shotgun sequence:
- the LOC103564705 gene encoding olfactory receptor 7A17-like translates to MVPGNGTQNSEFLLLGLSKEQELEPLIFGLFIFMYLATILGNLLIILATVSDSHLHTPMYFFLSNLSFVDICFTSTTIPKMLVNIQTQSKVITYKGCISQMYFYILFAVLDDFHLAVMAYDRFLAICHPLSYTVMMSPQLCKLLVLISWLISALHSLLESLMVLRLSFCTDLEIPHFFCEIKQVIRLACSDYSLSDTVMYVTAVLLAGGALAGILYSYSKLVSSICGIPSAQGKYKAFSTCVSHLSVVSLYYFSSLGVYLLPAPTHSSRSSAAASVMYTVVTPMLNPFVYSLRNKDIQRALKRVVQMVCIKKKIVLGLKKCP, encoded by the coding sequence ATGGTACCAGGCAATGGTACACAAAattcagaatttcttcttctgggattaTCAAAGGAACAAGAACTGGAGCCCCTCATATTTGGGCTTTTCATCTTCATGTACCTTGCAACTATATTGGGAAACCTGCTCATCATCCTGGCCACTGTCTcagactcccacctccacacacccatgtacttcttcctctccaatttgtCCTTTGTAGACATCTGtttcacctccaccaccatcccaAAGATGCTAGTGAATATACAGACGCAGAGCAAAGTGATAACTTACAAAGGCTGCATCAGCCAGATGTATTTTTACATACTTTTTGCAGTGTTGGATGATTTCCATCTGGCTGTAATGGCCTATGACCGTTTCTTGGCCATCTGTCACCCCTTGTCCTACACAGTCATGATGAGCCCCCAGCTCTGTAAACTTCTAGTTCTGATATCCTGGCTCATAAGTGCCCTGCATTCCTTGTTAGAAAGCTTAATGGTGTTGCGACTGTCCTTCTGCACTGACTTGGAAATCCCccactttttctgtgaaatcAAACAGGTGATCCGACTTGCCTGTTCTGACTATTCTCTCAGTGACACGGTTATGTATGTTACAGCAGTGCTGCTGGCTGGGGGTGCCCTTGCTGGTATCCTTTACTCGTACTCAAAGCTAGTTTCCTCCATATGTGGAATCCCTTCAGCTCAGGGGAAGTATAAAGCATTTTCCACCTGTGTGTCTCACCTCTCAGTTGTCtccttatattatttttcaagccTAGGAGTGTACCTTCTCCCTGCTCCTACCCACAGTTCACGCTCAAGTGCTGCAGCCTCAGTGATGTACACTGTGGTCACgcccatgctgaaccccttcGTCTACAGTCTGAGGAACAAAGACATACAGCGGGCTCTGAAAAGAGTCGTTCAGATGGTatgtatcaaaaagaaaattgttctAGGGCTGAAGAAGTGCCCATGA
- the PDCD2 gene encoding programmed cell death protein 2, with protein MAAACAGSVELGFAEEAPAWRLRSEQFPSKVGGRPAWLSAAGLPGPAELSCALCGRPLAFLLQLYAPLPGRADAFHRGLFLFCCRAPPCCAGLRVFRNQLPRKNDFYSYEPPSEEPPAATGDPVCLQLKSGARLCRVCGCLGPKTCSRCHRAHYCSKEHQTLDWRSGHKQACTQADNLDNTVPDHNFLFPEFEIVIETEDEITPEVVEKEEESEIIGSMGEAPEEELDSMAKHESREDKVFQKFKTKVALEPEQILRYGRGTAPIWISAENIPQEEDVPDCPCGAKRIFEFQVMPQLLNYLKADRLGRSVDWGVLAVFTCAESCRLGTGYAEEFVWKQDITDTP; from the exons ATGGCGGCCGCCTGCGCGGGCTCTGTGGAGCTGGGCTTCGCCGAGGAGGCGCCGGCGTGGCGGCTGCGCAGCGAACAGTTCCCCAGCAAGGTGGGCGGGCGGCCGGCGTGGCTGAGCGCGGCCGGGCTGCCGGGGCCCGCGGAGCTGTCCTGCGCGCTGTGCGGCCGCCCGCTGGCCTTCCTGCTGCAGCTCTACGCGCCGCTGCCCGGCCGCGCCGACGCCTTCCACCGcggcctcttcctcttctgctgccGCGCGCCGCCGTGCTGCGCGGGCCTGCGGG TTTTTAGAAATCAGCTACCCAGGAAAAATGACTTTTACTCGTATGAGCCGCCCTCTGAGGAGCCGCCTGCGGCGACAGGAGACCCCGTGTGCCTGCAGCTCAAGTCCGGGGCTCGTCTCTGCAGGGTGTGCGGCTGTTTAGGCCCCAAAACGTGCTCGCGGTGTCACAGGGCACATTACTGCAGTAAGGAGCATCAGACTCTCGACTGGAGGTCGGGGCATAAGCAGGCTTGTACGCAAGCAG ataatttggaCAATACAGTTCCAGACCACAACTTCCTTTTTCCAGAATTTGAAATTGTAATAGAAACAGAAGATGAGATTACGCCTGAAGttgtagaaaaagaggaagaatcagAGATTATAGGGAGCATGG GTGAAGCACCTGAGGAAGAATTGGATTCCATGGCAAAACATGAATCCAGGGAAGATAAAGTTTTCCAGAAGTTTAAAACTAAAGTAGCCCTTGAACCAGAACAG ATTCTCAGATATGGCAGAGGGACTGCTCCCATCTGGATCTCTGCTGAAAATATCCCTCAAGAGGAGGATGTTCCAGATTGCCCCTGTGGTGCCAAGAGAATATTTGAATTCCAG GTCATGCCACAGCTGCTCAACTACCTAAAGGCTGACAGACTGGGCAGGAGCGTCGACTGGGGGGTCCTGGCTGTCTTCACCTGTGCTGAAAGCTGTAGGCTGGGCACTGGCTATGCAGAAGAGTTTGTTTGGAAGCAAGATATAACAGATACACCCTAA